From Salvia splendens isolate huo1 chromosome 3, SspV2, whole genome shotgun sequence, a single genomic window includes:
- the LOC121795649 gene encoding uncharacterized protein LOC121795649 isoform X3, protein MTNLVFRMVFPYGSVPLKTYLPDGDIDLTAFGGAHVEDTLADKMRSVLKEEEENTDAEFVVKDVQLIRAEVKLVKCIVQDIVVDISVNQIGGLCTLCFLEQVDRLIGRDHLFKRSIILIKAWCYYESRILGSHHGLISTYALETLVLYIFHLYHSALEGPLAVLYKFLDCFSKFDWDTYCVSLNGVVRLSSLPDFVVEIPEDSDKDLLLSNDFLNDCIRMFSVPSRVGDKTPLGFPKKHLNIVDPLKDLNNLGRSVSKGNLYRIRSAFSYAARKLARILLQPQDSIANELKKFFANTIARHGGGQRPDIQDFDKLLISNRAVSVVPYPGFCRTDNFDEYIDAYTVSTAGWQSSSGKMSEDLPQGIQRTLDTDLGSQTPSAEESVNGIKDSDKLDIGKNASLSALSGTGDGGLSTVGSREENMSVDNCNTVFSTELRDSNHVVTDHCRASMSGLAESLNSMDLTGDYDCCIRHLQYGRWCYEYGLGMHSLPVIPLPSPTYPWEGHLPVLHYKQNSFSHHHGGFHQSPAIYGMQPVLFPAVPFPWEDVPKHRGTGTYLPYMNMSPRGNRFPVLKEGIQAPSGSTSHHNWRNMSFPEPNMLDRSSHELSQPVDKAVAGGASSSDSYPLHQYEHPNANGSLIYREVTEVELVGHPAGSENSWLQRTVSSSPRTLSGVHKTQTAPSSEQDRIALRSSYRLKDEDDFPPLSN, encoded by the exons ATGACAAATCTTGTGTTTAGAATG GTCTTCCCATATGGATCCGTGCCACTAAAAACTTATCTTCCGGACGGAGACATTGATTTAACCGCGTTTGGGGGCGCACATGTCGAAGATACTTTGGCAGATAAAATGAGATCTGTattaaaagaagaagaagaaaatacaGATGCTGAGTTCGTAGTAAAGGATGTCCAACTCATCCGCGCTGAG GTTAAGCTTGTGAAATGTATTGTTCAGGATATTGTTGTGGACATATCGGTTAATCAAATTGGGGGCCTTTGTACTTTATGCTTCCTCGAGCAG GTTGATCGTCTGATTGGTCGAGACCATCTGTTCAAGCGCAGTATTATCTTGATCAAGGCATGGTGCTACTATGAAAGTCGTATTCTTGGTTCTCATCATGGGTTGATTTCTACCTATGCCTTGGAGACGCTCGTGCTGTACATTTTCCATCTGTATCACTCGGCACTAGAGGGACCTTTAGCC GTTCTATACAAGTTTCTGGACTGTTTCAGCAAATTTGACTGGGATACCTATTGTGTTAGCTTAAATGGCGTAGTCCGCCTTTCTTCACTGCCAGATTTTGTTG TTGAGATCCCAGAAGATAGTGACAAGGATTTATTGTTGAGCAATGATTTCCTGAATGATTGTATCCGCATGTTTTCAGTTCCTTCTAGAGTTGGTGACAAAACTCCACTTGGGTTTCCGAAGAAGCATCTTAATATAGTTGATCCACTGAAAGATTTGAATAATCTTGGGCGTAGTGTCAGCAAAG GGAACTTGTACCGGATACGCAGTGCCTTCTCCTATGCAGCTAGAAAACTTGCAAGGATACTACTACAGCCTCAAGATTCCATTGCTAACGAGCTTAAAAAGTTCTTCGCAAACACCATTGCAAGGCATGGAGGTGGACAAAGGCCTGATATTCAGGATTTCGACAAATTGCTAATAAGCAACAGAGCTGTATCTGTTGTTCCCTATCCAGGGTTTTGTAGAACTGATAATTTTGACGAATACATAGATGCGTATACCGTATCAACTGCAGGTTGGCAGTCTAGTTCAGGTAAAATGTCCGAAGATTTACCTCAGGGGATTCAAAGGACATTAGACACTGATTTGGGTTCTCAAACTCCAAGTGCAGAAGAGAGTGTCAATGGAATCAAAGATTCAGATAAGTTGGATATTGGAAAGAATGCTTCTTTATCAGCCTTGTCAGGAACCGGTGATGGAGGACTTTCTACTGTTGGCAGTCGTGAAGAAAACATGTCAGTTGACAATTGCAACACAGTGTTTTCAACTGAGTTGAGGGATTCTAATCATGTGGTAACGGACCACTGTCGCGCAAGTATGAGTGGATTGGCCGAATCATTAAACTCAATGGATCTTACGGGGGATTATGATTGTTGCATTCGACATTTGCAATATGGTCGATGGTGCTATGAATATGGCTTAGGTATGCATTCTTTGCCCGTGATTCCCTTGCCAAGTCCTACCTACCCGTGGGAAGGTCACCTCCCTGTATTACATTATAAGCAGAACAGTTTCTCCCATCATCACGGCGGATTTCATCAAAGTCCGGCTATCTATGGCATGCAACCCGTACTTTTTCCAGCTGTCCCATTTCCATGGGAGGATGTGCCAAAACACCGTGGGACGGGAACATATTTGCCATATATG AATATGTCGCCTCGTGGTAATAGATTTCCGGTTCTGAAAGAAGGGATCCAGGCACCGTCAGGATCCACAAGTCATCACAACTGGCGAAATATGAGTTTTCCGGAGCCAAATATGCTAGACAGAAGCAGCCACGAGCTCTCACAGCCCGTTGACAAAGCTGTAGCTGGTGGTGCTAGCTCGTCCGACAGCTACCCTCTTCATCAGTACGAGCATCCTAATGCAAATGGCTCGCTCATATACCGGGAGGTCACTGAAGTTGAGCTGGTTGGACATCCAGCCGGGTCAGAAAACAGTTGGCTACAAAGAACAGTCTCTTCGTCTCCTAGAACTCTGTCTGGGGTGCACAAGACGCAAACTGCACCAAGCAGCGAGCAGGATCG GATTGCGTTGAGGTCTTCATACCGACTCAAGGATGAAGACGACTTCCCTCCGTTGTCCAACTGA
- the LOC121795649 gene encoding uncharacterized protein LOC121795649 isoform X1, which yields MGDLPVGGGVVDMVSHSTPFAEPNRLEIGAENWAVAERAAAEIIEKAQPTPVSEERRREVVDYIQRLFRDCVGAEVFPYGSVPLKTYLPDGDIDLTAFGGAHVEDTLADKMRSVLKEEEENTDAEFVVKDVQLIRAEVKLVKCIVQDIVVDISVNQIGGLCTLCFLEQVDRLIGRDHLFKRSIILIKAWCYYESRILGSHHGLISTYALETLVLYIFHLYHSALEGPLAVLYKFLDCFSKFDWDTYCVSLNGVVRLSSLPDFVVEIPEDSDKDLLLSNDFLNDCIRMFSVPSRVGDKTPLGFPKKHLNIVDPLKDLNNLGRSVSKGNLYRIRSAFSYAARKLARILLQPQDSIANELKKFFANTIARHGGGQRPDIQDFDKLLISNRAVSVVPYPGFCRTDNFDEYIDAYTVSTAGWQSSSGKMSEDLPQGIQRTLDTDLGSQTPSAEESVNGIKDSDKLDIGKNASLSALSGTGDGGLSTVGSREENMSVDNCNTVFSTELRDSNHVVTDHCRASMSGLAESLNSMDLTGDYDCCIRHLQYGRWCYEYGLGMHSLPVIPLPSPTYPWEGHLPVLHYKQNSFSHHHGGFHQSPAIYGMQPVLFPAVPFPWEDVPKHRGTGTYLPYMNMSPRGNRFPVLKEGIQAPSGSTSHHNWRNMSFPEPNMLDRSSHELSQPVDKAVAGGASSSDSYPLHQYEHPNANGSLIYREVTEVELVGHPAGSENSWLQRTVSSSPRTLSGVHKTQTAPSSEQDRIALRSSYRLKDEDDFPPLSN from the exons ATGGGTGATCTGCCGGTTGGCGGCGGAGTGGTGGATATGGTTTCACATTCAACGCCATTCGCTGAGCCGAACCGGTTGGAGATTGGGGCAGAAAATTGGGCAGTGGCTGAGAGAGCCGCGGCTGAGATAATTGAAAAGGCACAACCCACTCCTGTATCAgaggagagaagaagagaggtgGTTGATTATATTCAGAGATTATTCAGGGATTGTGTTGGCGCTGAG GTCTTCCCATATGGATCCGTGCCACTAAAAACTTATCTTCCGGACGGAGACATTGATTTAACCGCGTTTGGGGGCGCACATGTCGAAGATACTTTGGCAGATAAAATGAGATCTGTattaaaagaagaagaagaaaatacaGATGCTGAGTTCGTAGTAAAGGATGTCCAACTCATCCGCGCTGAG GTTAAGCTTGTGAAATGTATTGTTCAGGATATTGTTGTGGACATATCGGTTAATCAAATTGGGGGCCTTTGTACTTTATGCTTCCTCGAGCAG GTTGATCGTCTGATTGGTCGAGACCATCTGTTCAAGCGCAGTATTATCTTGATCAAGGCATGGTGCTACTATGAAAGTCGTATTCTTGGTTCTCATCATGGGTTGATTTCTACCTATGCCTTGGAGACGCTCGTGCTGTACATTTTCCATCTGTATCACTCGGCACTAGAGGGACCTTTAGCC GTTCTATACAAGTTTCTGGACTGTTTCAGCAAATTTGACTGGGATACCTATTGTGTTAGCTTAAATGGCGTAGTCCGCCTTTCTTCACTGCCAGATTTTGTTG TTGAGATCCCAGAAGATAGTGACAAGGATTTATTGTTGAGCAATGATTTCCTGAATGATTGTATCCGCATGTTTTCAGTTCCTTCTAGAGTTGGTGACAAAACTCCACTTGGGTTTCCGAAGAAGCATCTTAATATAGTTGATCCACTGAAAGATTTGAATAATCTTGGGCGTAGTGTCAGCAAAG GGAACTTGTACCGGATACGCAGTGCCTTCTCCTATGCAGCTAGAAAACTTGCAAGGATACTACTACAGCCTCAAGATTCCATTGCTAACGAGCTTAAAAAGTTCTTCGCAAACACCATTGCAAGGCATGGAGGTGGACAAAGGCCTGATATTCAGGATTTCGACAAATTGCTAATAAGCAACAGAGCTGTATCTGTTGTTCCCTATCCAGGGTTTTGTAGAACTGATAATTTTGACGAATACATAGATGCGTATACCGTATCAACTGCAGGTTGGCAGTCTAGTTCAGGTAAAATGTCCGAAGATTTACCTCAGGGGATTCAAAGGACATTAGACACTGATTTGGGTTCTCAAACTCCAAGTGCAGAAGAGAGTGTCAATGGAATCAAAGATTCAGATAAGTTGGATATTGGAAAGAATGCTTCTTTATCAGCCTTGTCAGGAACCGGTGATGGAGGACTTTCTACTGTTGGCAGTCGTGAAGAAAACATGTCAGTTGACAATTGCAACACAGTGTTTTCAACTGAGTTGAGGGATTCTAATCATGTGGTAACGGACCACTGTCGCGCAAGTATGAGTGGATTGGCCGAATCATTAAACTCAATGGATCTTACGGGGGATTATGATTGTTGCATTCGACATTTGCAATATGGTCGATGGTGCTATGAATATGGCTTAGGTATGCATTCTTTGCCCGTGATTCCCTTGCCAAGTCCTACCTACCCGTGGGAAGGTCACCTCCCTGTATTACATTATAAGCAGAACAGTTTCTCCCATCATCACGGCGGATTTCATCAAAGTCCGGCTATCTATGGCATGCAACCCGTACTTTTTCCAGCTGTCCCATTTCCATGGGAGGATGTGCCAAAACACCGTGGGACGGGAACATATTTGCCATATATG AATATGTCGCCTCGTGGTAATAGATTTCCGGTTCTGAAAGAAGGGATCCAGGCACCGTCAGGATCCACAAGTCATCACAACTGGCGAAATATGAGTTTTCCGGAGCCAAATATGCTAGACAGAAGCAGCCACGAGCTCTCACAGCCCGTTGACAAAGCTGTAGCTGGTGGTGCTAGCTCGTCCGACAGCTACCCTCTTCATCAGTACGAGCATCCTAATGCAAATGGCTCGCTCATATACCGGGAGGTCACTGAAGTTGAGCTGGTTGGACATCCAGCCGGGTCAGAAAACAGTTGGCTACAAAGAACAGTCTCTTCGTCTCCTAGAACTCTGTCTGGGGTGCACAAGACGCAAACTGCACCAAGCAGCGAGCAGGATCG GATTGCGTTGAGGTCTTCATACCGACTCAAGGATGAAGACGACTTCCCTCCGTTGTCCAACTGA
- the LOC121795649 gene encoding uncharacterized protein LOC121795649 isoform X2, whose protein sequence is MGDLPVGGGVVDMVSHSTPFAEPNRLEIGAENWAVAERAAAEIIEKAQPTPVSEERRREVVDYIQRLFRDCVGAEVFPYGSVPLKTYLPDGDIDLTAFGGAHVEDTLADKMRSVLKEEEENTDAEFVVKDVQLIRAEVKLVKCIVQDIVVDISVNQIGGLCTLCFLEQVDRLIGRDHLFKRSIILIKAWCYYESRILGSHHGLISTYALETLVLYIFHLYHSALEGPLAVLYKFLDCFSKFDWDTYCVSLNGVVRLSSLPDFVVEIPEDSDKDLLLSNDFLNDCIRMFSVPSRVGDKTPLGFPKKHLNIVDPLKDLNNLGRSVSKGNLYRIRSAFSYAARKLARILLQPQDSIANELKKFFANTIARHGGGQRPDIQDFDKLLISNRAVSVVPYPGFCRTDNFDEYIDAYTVSTAGWQSSSEESVNGIKDSDKLDIGKNASLSALSGTGDGGLSTVGSREENMSVDNCNTVFSTELRDSNHVVTDHCRASMSGLAESLNSMDLTGDYDCCIRHLQYGRWCYEYGLGMHSLPVIPLPSPTYPWEGHLPVLHYKQNSFSHHHGGFHQSPAIYGMQPVLFPAVPFPWEDVPKHRGTGTYLPYMNMSPRGNRFPVLKEGIQAPSGSTSHHNWRNMSFPEPNMLDRSSHELSQPVDKAVAGGASSSDSYPLHQYEHPNANGSLIYREVTEVELVGHPAGSENSWLQRTVSSSPRTLSGVHKTQTAPSSEQDRIALRSSYRLKDEDDFPPLSN, encoded by the exons ATGGGTGATCTGCCGGTTGGCGGCGGAGTGGTGGATATGGTTTCACATTCAACGCCATTCGCTGAGCCGAACCGGTTGGAGATTGGGGCAGAAAATTGGGCAGTGGCTGAGAGAGCCGCGGCTGAGATAATTGAAAAGGCACAACCCACTCCTGTATCAgaggagagaagaagagaggtgGTTGATTATATTCAGAGATTATTCAGGGATTGTGTTGGCGCTGAG GTCTTCCCATATGGATCCGTGCCACTAAAAACTTATCTTCCGGACGGAGACATTGATTTAACCGCGTTTGGGGGCGCACATGTCGAAGATACTTTGGCAGATAAAATGAGATCTGTattaaaagaagaagaagaaaatacaGATGCTGAGTTCGTAGTAAAGGATGTCCAACTCATCCGCGCTGAG GTTAAGCTTGTGAAATGTATTGTTCAGGATATTGTTGTGGACATATCGGTTAATCAAATTGGGGGCCTTTGTACTTTATGCTTCCTCGAGCAG GTTGATCGTCTGATTGGTCGAGACCATCTGTTCAAGCGCAGTATTATCTTGATCAAGGCATGGTGCTACTATGAAAGTCGTATTCTTGGTTCTCATCATGGGTTGATTTCTACCTATGCCTTGGAGACGCTCGTGCTGTACATTTTCCATCTGTATCACTCGGCACTAGAGGGACCTTTAGCC GTTCTATACAAGTTTCTGGACTGTTTCAGCAAATTTGACTGGGATACCTATTGTGTTAGCTTAAATGGCGTAGTCCGCCTTTCTTCACTGCCAGATTTTGTTG TTGAGATCCCAGAAGATAGTGACAAGGATTTATTGTTGAGCAATGATTTCCTGAATGATTGTATCCGCATGTTTTCAGTTCCTTCTAGAGTTGGTGACAAAACTCCACTTGGGTTTCCGAAGAAGCATCTTAATATAGTTGATCCACTGAAAGATTTGAATAATCTTGGGCGTAGTGTCAGCAAAG GGAACTTGTACCGGATACGCAGTGCCTTCTCCTATGCAGCTAGAAAACTTGCAAGGATACTACTACAGCCTCAAGATTCCATTGCTAACGAGCTTAAAAAGTTCTTCGCAAACACCATTGCAAGGCATGGAGGTGGACAAAGGCCTGATATTCAGGATTTCGACAAATTGCTAATAAGCAACAGAGCTGTATCTGTTGTTCCCTATCCAGGGTTTTGTAGAACTGATAATTTTGACGAATACATAGATGCGTATACCGTATCAACTGCAGGTTGGCAGTCTAGTTCAG AAGAGAGTGTCAATGGAATCAAAGATTCAGATAAGTTGGATATTGGAAAGAATGCTTCTTTATCAGCCTTGTCAGGAACCGGTGATGGAGGACTTTCTACTGTTGGCAGTCGTGAAGAAAACATGTCAGTTGACAATTGCAACACAGTGTTTTCAACTGAGTTGAGGGATTCTAATCATGTGGTAACGGACCACTGTCGCGCAAGTATGAGTGGATTGGCCGAATCATTAAACTCAATGGATCTTACGGGGGATTATGATTGTTGCATTCGACATTTGCAATATGGTCGATGGTGCTATGAATATGGCTTAGGTATGCATTCTTTGCCCGTGATTCCCTTGCCAAGTCCTACCTACCCGTGGGAAGGTCACCTCCCTGTATTACATTATAAGCAGAACAGTTTCTCCCATCATCACGGCGGATTTCATCAAAGTCCGGCTATCTATGGCATGCAACCCGTACTTTTTCCAGCTGTCCCATTTCCATGGGAGGATGTGCCAAAACACCGTGGGACGGGAACATATTTGCCATATATG AATATGTCGCCTCGTGGTAATAGATTTCCGGTTCTGAAAGAAGGGATCCAGGCACCGTCAGGATCCACAAGTCATCACAACTGGCGAAATATGAGTTTTCCGGAGCCAAATATGCTAGACAGAAGCAGCCACGAGCTCTCACAGCCCGTTGACAAAGCTGTAGCTGGTGGTGCTAGCTCGTCCGACAGCTACCCTCTTCATCAGTACGAGCATCCTAATGCAAATGGCTCGCTCATATACCGGGAGGTCACTGAAGTTGAGCTGGTTGGACATCCAGCCGGGTCAGAAAACAGTTGGCTACAAAGAACAGTCTCTTCGTCTCCTAGAACTCTGTCTGGGGTGCACAAGACGCAAACTGCACCAAGCAGCGAGCAGGATCG GATTGCGTTGAGGTCTTCATACCGACTCAAGGATGAAGACGACTTCCCTCCGTTGTCCAACTGA